In one Streptomyces sp. NBC_01241 genomic region, the following are encoded:
- a CDS encoding DUF6479 family protein — MDVSNGDLGSLALTLADGRGAVGAVMGIIGVALVAMLIGGFWLGKKRRAQEPPPPRPEDQPPLPDHRSHVEQRDVHADDSFPPNGRGLSPYELGDRGNQPIHRDTDEQRD, encoded by the coding sequence ATGGACGTATCGAACGGAGACCTCGGTTCACTGGCCCTCACCCTCGCCGACGGGCGCGGCGCGGTCGGCGCGGTGATGGGCATCATCGGAGTGGCTCTGGTGGCCATGCTGATCGGCGGCTTCTGGCTGGGCAAGAAGCGCCGGGCCCAGGAGCCGCCGCCGCCCCGGCCCGAGGACCAGCCACCGCTGCCGGACCACCGGAGCCACGTCGAGCAACGCGATGTCCACGCCGACGACAGCTTCCCGCCCAACGGCCGGGGGCTGTCCCCCTACGAGCTCGGTGACCGCGGGAACCAGCCCATCCATCGCGACACCGACGAGCAGCGCGACTGA
- a CDS encoding VOC family protein — MTGSHPGAASMPAPLTGSAAPCWVNLMTRDLGSAQEFYGAVLGWTFRPGKLGQEFSVARRGDVPVAGIGAVATAYRVAVAWTPYFAVPDADAAASRIRERSGTVAVGPLALGKGRGALAADLDGAVFGIWERTEPATSPPAPDGYSHAWLRLHTRNAFDAAIFYGGVLDWASGHPGCCEVSYEKDEVIVDCNGRRLARISSGAVEAAPDPLVRPHWQVHFPVADVAVTVEAARRHGGSLVEQRPLGQGSEATLLDPDGGLFTVTDVRDPTAGDAG; from the coding sequence ATGACCGGAAGCCATCCCGGCGCGGCGTCGATGCCGGCACCGCTGACCGGATCCGCAGCGCCCTGCTGGGTCAATCTCATGACCCGCGACCTGGGATCGGCGCAGGAGTTCTACGGCGCCGTGCTGGGCTGGACCTTCCGGCCGGGCAAGTTGGGGCAGGAGTTCTCCGTCGCTCGCCGCGGGGATGTACCGGTCGCCGGCATCGGCGCGGTGGCGACCGCCTACCGGGTGGCCGTTGCCTGGACGCCCTACTTCGCCGTCCCCGACGCCGACGCGGCGGCCTCACGCATCCGTGAGCGCAGCGGCACGGTCGCGGTGGGGCCGCTCGCGCTCGGCAAGGGGCGCGGGGCGTTGGCGGCCGATCTCGACGGCGCGGTGTTCGGTATCTGGGAGCGGACCGAGCCCGCGACGTCGCCCCCGGCGCCGGACGGTTACTCGCACGCCTGGCTGCGGCTGCACACGAGGAACGCCTTCGACGCGGCGATCTTCTACGGTGGGGTGCTCGACTGGGCGAGTGGTCACCCCGGGTGCTGCGAGGTGTCGTACGAGAAGGACGAGGTCATCGTCGACTGCAACGGGCGCCGGCTCGCCCGGATCAGCTCCGGAGCGGTGGAGGCGGCACCCGATCCGCTGGTCCGTCCGCACTGGCAGGTGCATTTTCCCGTCGCCGATGTGGCGGTCACGGTCGAGGCGGCACGGCGGCACGGCGGCAGCCTGGTCGAGCAGCGTCCGCTCGGGCAGGGCAGCGAGGCGACCCTGCTGGACCCGGACGGCGGGCTCTTCACGGTCACGGACGTCCGGGACCCCACGGCGGGCGATGCGGGCTGA
- a CDS encoding DUF6328 family protein has product MTSTPHDSGGRDPGTGRDETPEERADRRWGELLQELRVAQTGVQILFGFLLAVVFQPRFAELSDTDRIIYVVTVMLGAATVAALIGPVSYHRLVAGRRLKPQTVTWAARLTVLGLVLLVCTMCSTLLLILRVALHDSLALVLVAGMALWFLVCWFVIPARALARSTREREK; this is encoded by the coding sequence GTGACCTCGACACCCCACGACTCCGGCGGCCGGGACCCCGGAACGGGCCGCGACGAGACGCCCGAGGAGCGGGCGGACCGGCGGTGGGGGGAACTTCTCCAGGAACTGCGGGTCGCCCAGACGGGCGTCCAGATCCTGTTCGGCTTCCTGCTCGCCGTCGTCTTCCAGCCGCGCTTCGCCGAACTGTCGGACACCGACCGCATCATCTACGTGGTCACCGTGATGCTGGGCGCCGCCACCGTCGCCGCTCTGATCGGGCCCGTGTCGTACCACCGCCTGGTCGCCGGACGGCGGCTCAAGCCGCAGACGGTCACCTGGGCGGCCCGGCTGACCGTGCTCGGACTGGTCCTGCTGGTGTGCACCATGTGCTCCACCCTGCTGCTGATCCTGCGGGTGGCCCTGCACGATTCCCTCGCCCTGGTGCTGGTCGCCGGTATGGCGCTGTGGTTCCTGGTCTGCTGGTTCGTGATCCCGGCCCGGGCGCTGGCTCGCTCCACGCGTGAACGCGAGAAATGA
- a CDS encoding VOC family protein: MSVELNHTIVSARDNRESAEFLADILGLEVGTEWGPFIPVATANGVTLDFATVPEASIALQHYAFLVSEREFDRAYTRIKQLGLTYYADPHRKHPGEINHNDGGRGVYFLDPAGHAMEIITRPYGGFPS; encoded by the coding sequence GTGTCAGTCGAGTTGAATCACACCATCGTTTCCGCCCGGGACAACCGGGAGTCCGCCGAGTTCCTCGCGGACATACTGGGCCTGGAAGTCGGCACGGAATGGGGCCCGTTCATCCCGGTCGCCACCGCGAACGGCGTCACCCTGGACTTCGCGACCGTTCCCGAAGCGTCGATCGCCCTGCAGCACTACGCCTTCCTCGTCTCGGAGCGCGAGTTCGACAGGGCGTACACCCGCATCAAGCAGCTCGGGCTCACCTACTACGCGGACCCGCATCGGAAGCATCCGGGCGAGATCAACCACAACGACGGCGGCCGAGGTGTGTACTTCCTCGATCCCGCCGGTCACGCCATGGAGATCATCACGCGTCCGTACGGGGGCTTCCCCTCGTAA
- a CDS encoding GNAT family N-acetyltransferase — protein MRSSITRTGDGARREDVRIRRATAQDARRLTRLVRASRAYEGHYAAMVAGYRVGPDYIETHRVFAAVEAGTERVLGFYSLILDPPELDLMFVADDAQGLGIGRLLIGHLREEALRTGLTGVRIVSHPPAEGFYRSVGARRTGTLAADPPAVMWDRPELVLPVA, from the coding sequence ATGAGATCGAGCATTACGCGCACGGGTGACGGTGCGCGTCGCGAGGACGTACGGATCAGGCGCGCGACCGCACAGGACGCCCGGCGGCTCACCCGGCTGGTCAGGGCCTCCCGCGCCTACGAGGGTCACTACGCCGCCATGGTCGCCGGATACCGGGTGGGACCCGACTACATCGAGACCCACCGGGTCTTCGCGGCCGTCGAGGCCGGCACCGAGCGGGTCCTCGGCTTCTACTCGTTGATCCTCGATCCGCCGGAGCTCGACCTCATGTTCGTCGCCGACGACGCACAGGGCCTCGGCATCGGGCGACTGCTCATCGGGCATCTGCGCGAGGAGGCGCTGCGCACCGGTCTGACCGGCGTCCGCATCGTCTCGCATCCGCCCGCCGAGGGCTTCTACCGGAGTGTGGGCGCCCGGCGCACCGGCACCCTCGCCGCCGACCCGCCCGCTGTGATGTGGGACCGGCCCGAACTGGTGCTGCCGGTCGCCTGA
- a CDS encoding DUF1992 domain-containing protein, giving the protein MTERKPAGVSFESWVDKQIRESERRGDFSQLPGFGKPLDSLDTPYDETWWIKRKMQHEGVSVLPPVLALRKEAEDVREAVSGARTEADVRRLLAEVNEKIRAAIRRPPPGPLLNLKPFDIDAVVEEWRVARRSS; this is encoded by the coding sequence TTGACCGAACGCAAGCCTGCGGGCGTCAGCTTCGAATCATGGGTCGACAAGCAGATCCGCGAGTCCGAGCGGCGCGGCGACTTCTCGCAGTTGCCGGGATTCGGAAAGCCTCTCGACTCCCTTGACACGCCATACGACGAGACCTGGTGGATCAAGCGGAAGATGCAACATGAGGGGGTGTCGGTGCTCCCGCCGGTCCTGGCCCTGCGCAAGGAGGCGGAGGATGTGCGTGAGGCCGTGTCCGGGGCGCGGACGGAGGCCGACGTGCGGCGCTTGCTGGCCGAGGTCAACGAGAAGATCCGGGCGGCGATCCGGCGACCGCCGCCGGGGCCCCTGCTGAACCTCAAGCCGTTCGACATCGACGCGGTGGTCGAGGAGTGGCGCGTGGCCCGGCGCTCGTCGTAG
- a CDS encoding tyrosine-protein phosphatase, with the protein MQTARAVPASTVVNLRDLGGISLGSGHRVRPGAVLRSGQLSGLDAALDVAVAELGIRTVVDLRTADERKAAPDRLPPGARLFVADVLGDNPGVAPARLRALLADPVEAEQLLGSGKAEEMFAETYRQMVLSPGAAAAYRAFVEMAADDRARPVLFHCTAGKDRTGWATALLLMMLGAERDVVRAEFLAVNPVVRVAYAPYVQGFLDAGGDPEIASAIIEVRPRYLDMALDAMDERWGGLDGYVRDGLRIPEAALERLRGGLMVSV; encoded by the coding sequence GTGCAGACCGCCAGGGCCGTCCCGGCATCCACCGTCGTCAATCTGCGCGATCTGGGCGGCATTTCTCTGGGTTCCGGCCACCGGGTCCGGCCGGGCGCCGTACTGCGCTCAGGCCAGCTCAGCGGGCTGGACGCGGCGCTGGACGTGGCGGTGGCCGAGCTCGGCATCCGTACCGTCGTCGATCTGCGGACCGCCGACGAGCGGAAGGCGGCCCCCGACCGGCTGCCTCCGGGCGCGCGGCTCTTCGTCGCCGACGTGCTCGGCGACAACCCGGGCGTGGCGCCCGCCCGGCTGCGCGCGCTGCTCGCCGATCCGGTCGAGGCGGAGCAGTTGCTGGGCAGTGGAAAGGCGGAGGAGATGTTCGCCGAGACCTACCGGCAGATGGTGCTTTCGCCGGGGGCCGCCGCCGCGTACCGGGCCTTCGTCGAGATGGCCGCCGACGACCGAGCCCGCCCGGTGCTCTTCCACTGTACGGCCGGCAAGGACCGCACCGGCTGGGCCACGGCGCTGCTGCTGATGATGCTCGGTGCGGAACGGGACGTGGTGCGGGCCGAGTTCCTTGCGGTGAATCCGGTCGTGCGGGTCGCCTACGCCCCGTACGTACAGGGCTTTCTGGACGCGGGCGGTGACCCGGAGATCGCCTCCGCGATCATCGAGGTCCGCCCCCGCTATCTCGACATGGCGCTGGACGCCATGGACGAGCGGTGGGGCGGGCTCGACGGATACGTGCGCGACGGACTGAGGATTCCCGAGGCCGCGCTGGAGCGGCTGCGCGGCGGACTCATGGTGTCCGTCTGA
- the mutA gene encoding methylmalonyl-CoA mutase small subunit, which produces MTVQPADGLSLAAEFPHPAHEQWQSLVEGVLRKSGKDVAGPAAEEALSTTVEDGLITHPLYTSRDSAPDAGYPGFAPFTRGGKAEGNAAGGWDVRQRHSLPDAARLNEAVLADLENGVTSLWLTVGGAGGIPVAALAAALDGVYLDLAPVTLDAGGELEAAATELLRIYAERGVDAQAARGNLGADPLGQAARSGAGPDLTAAVHWAGRCAREYPGLRALTVDALPYHEAGGSAAEELGASLATGVAYLRALTEAGLGVDEACAQLEFRYAATADQFLTIAKLRAARRLWARVAEVCGAAGAGAQRQHVVTSSVMMTRRDPWVNMLRTTLACLGAGVGGADSVTVLPFDHALGLPDAFARRIARNTSTILLEESHLARVIDPAGGSWYVERLTAELADAAWAFFQEIERSGGQAAALRSGMIGERLAATWAARSRDLARRKEPVTGVSEFPQLAERPVEREAAPAEVSATAPGGLPRVRRDEAFEALRARSDAHLAATGQRPRVFLAALGPAAAHTARASFASNLFQAGGIEPVHDPVPVDAATAADAFKASGATVACLCSSDALYAEQAGAVAEALGSAGALRVFLAGRPGGYSGVDEYVFAGSDVVAVLSSVLDRMGVA; this is translated from the coding sequence ATGACGGTCCAGCCTGCCGACGGGCTTTCGTTGGCCGCCGAATTCCCTCACCCCGCCCACGAGCAGTGGCAGAGCCTCGTAGAAGGCGTGCTGCGCAAGTCGGGCAAGGATGTTGCGGGTCCGGCCGCCGAGGAAGCACTGTCCACCACGGTGGAGGACGGGCTCATCACCCACCCCCTCTACACCTCGCGCGACAGCGCGCCCGATGCCGGATATCCGGGCTTCGCCCCCTTCACCCGCGGCGGCAAGGCCGAGGGCAACGCGGCGGGCGGCTGGGACGTACGACAGCGGCACTCCCTGCCGGATGCCGCCCGCCTCAACGAGGCGGTGCTCGCCGATCTGGAGAACGGTGTCACCTCACTGTGGCTGACCGTGGGCGGAGCCGGAGGCATTCCGGTGGCCGCTCTGGCGGCGGCGCTGGACGGCGTCTATCTGGATCTCGCTCCCGTGACACTCGACGCTGGAGGTGAACTCGAAGCAGCGGCAACCGAGTTGCTCCGGATCTACGCCGAGCGGGGCGTCGACGCGCAGGCCGCGCGCGGCAACCTCGGCGCCGACCCGCTCGGGCAGGCCGCCCGCAGCGGCGCCGGACCCGACCTCACGGCGGCGGTCCACTGGGCCGGGCGGTGCGCCCGGGAGTATCCCGGTCTGCGGGCGCTGACCGTCGACGCCCTGCCGTACCACGAGGCCGGCGGCTCGGCCGCCGAGGAGCTGGGTGCTTCGCTGGCGACCGGAGTCGCTTATCTGCGGGCACTGACGGAGGCCGGGCTCGGCGTCGATGAGGCCTGTGCCCAGCTGGAGTTCCGGTACGCGGCGACGGCCGATCAGTTCCTGACCATCGCCAAGCTGCGGGCGGCGCGGCGGCTGTGGGCCCGGGTCGCCGAGGTGTGCGGGGCCGCCGGCGCCGGGGCGCAGCGCCAGCACGTGGTGACGTCGTCGGTGATGATGACGCGGCGCGACCCGTGGGTGAACATGCTGCGGACGACGCTGGCCTGCCTGGGGGCGGGGGTCGGCGGGGCCGACTCCGTCACCGTGCTGCCGTTCGATCACGCCCTGGGTCTGCCGGACGCCTTCGCCCGGCGTATCGCCCGTAATACGTCGACGATCCTGCTGGAGGAGTCGCATCTGGCCCGGGTGATCGACCCGGCGGGCGGTTCCTGGTACGTGGAGCGGCTCACCGCCGAACTCGCCGACGCCGCCTGGGCGTTCTTCCAGGAGATCGAGCGCTCGGGTGGCCAGGCGGCCGCCCTGCGCTCGGGAATGATCGGGGAACGGCTCGCGGCGACCTGGGCGGCCCGCAGCAGGGATCTGGCCCGGCGCAAGGAGCCGGTCACCGGGGTCAGTGAGTTCCCGCAGCTGGCGGAGCGCCCGGTGGAGCGCGAGGCGGCCCCCGCCGAGGTGTCCGCCACGGCGCCGGGCGGTCTGCCCAGGGTCCGTCGTGACGAGGCGTTCGAGGCGCTGCGCGCCCGGTCGGACGCCCATCTCGCGGCGACCGGGCAGCGGCCGCGGGTGTTCCTCGCCGCGCTCGGCCCGGCCGCGGCGCACACCGCGCGGGCGTCGTTCGCCTCGAACCTGTTCCAGGCGGGCGGGATCGAGCCGGTCCACGACCCGGTCCCGGTCGACGCCGCGACGGCCGCCGACGCGTTCAAGGCGAGTGGGGCCACCGTGGCGTGCCTCTGTTCCAGCGACGCGCTCTACGCCGAGCAGGCCGGGGCGGTCGCCGAGGCACTGGGTTCGGCGGGCGCGCTGCGGGTGTTCCTCGCCGGCCGGCCCGGCGGGTACAGCGGCGTCGACGAGTACGTCTTCGCGGGCTCCGATGTGGTGGCTGTGCTCTCTTCCGTCCTCGACCGTATGGGTGTGGCGTAA
- the scpA gene encoding methylmalonyl-CoA mutase, producing MRIPDFSDIGLGPGGAAEVSEDQWRDCVKESSGSSDGDLLWETPEGITVKPLYTGRDLEGLDFLGTYPGIAPYLRGPYPTMYVNQPWTIRQYAGFSTAEESNAFYRRNLAAGQKGLSVAFDLPTHRGYDSDHPRVTGDVGMAGVAIDSIYDMRRLFDGIPLDRMSVSMTMNGAVLPVLALYIVAAEEQGVPPEKLAGTIQNDILKEFMVRNTYIYPPKPSMRIISDIFAYTSQKMPRYNSISISGYHIQEAGATADLELAYTLADGVEYLRAGRDAGLDVDTFAPRLSFFWAIGMNFFMEIAKLRAARLLWAKLVREFEPKNAKSLSLRTHSQTSGWSLTAQDVFNNVTRTCVEAMAATQGHTQSLHTNALDEALALPTDFSARIARNTQLLLQQESGTGRVIDPWGGSAYVEKLTYDLARRAWQHIEEVEAAGGMARAIDAGIPKLRVEEAAARTQARIDSGRQPVIGVNKYRVETDEQIDVLKVDNSSVRTQQIEKLRRLREERDESACQEALRALTVAAGRNPGPGLEGNLLALAVDAARAMATVGEISDALEKVYGRHAGQIRTISGVYRNEAGESPSVDRTRALVEQFEEAEGRRPRILVAKMGQDGHDRGQKVISTAFADLGFDVDVGPLFQTPAEVARQAVEADVHIVGVSSLAAGHLTLVPALREELAAEDRDDIMIVVGGVIPPQDVQALHEAGAAAVFPPGTVIPDAAYDLVTRLGAALGHEL from the coding sequence ATGCGTATCCCTGACTTCTCCGACATCGGGCTCGGACCGGGCGGCGCCGCCGAGGTGTCCGAGGACCAGTGGCGCGATTGCGTAAAGGAGTCCTCCGGCAGTTCCGACGGCGATCTGCTGTGGGAGACCCCGGAAGGCATCACGGTCAAGCCGCTGTACACCGGCCGTGACCTGGAGGGGCTCGATTTCCTCGGTACGTATCCGGGCATCGCCCCGTACCTGCGGGGCCCGTACCCGACGATGTACGTCAACCAGCCCTGGACGATCCGGCAGTACGCCGGGTTCTCCACCGCCGAGGAGTCCAACGCCTTCTACCGCCGCAACCTCGCGGCCGGGCAGAAGGGCCTCTCCGTCGCCTTCGACCTGCCGACCCACCGCGGCTACGACAGCGACCATCCGCGGGTGACCGGCGACGTCGGCATGGCGGGTGTGGCGATCGACTCGATCTACGACATGCGCCGGCTCTTCGACGGCATCCCGCTGGACCGGATGTCGGTGTCGATGACGATGAACGGCGCGGTGCTCCCCGTGCTCGCGCTGTACATCGTCGCCGCCGAGGAACAGGGCGTGCCGCCCGAGAAGCTGGCCGGGACCATTCAGAACGACATTCTGAAGGAGTTCATGGTCCGCAACACGTACATCTATCCGCCGAAGCCCTCGATGCGGATCATCTCCGACATCTTCGCGTACACCTCGCAGAAGATGCCGCGCTACAACTCGATCTCCATCTCCGGCTATCACATCCAGGAGGCGGGGGCGACCGCCGATCTGGAGCTGGCGTACACCCTGGCGGACGGGGTGGAGTATCTGCGGGCCGGGCGGGACGCCGGTCTCGACGTGGACACGTTCGCGCCGCGGCTGTCGTTCTTCTGGGCGATCGGCATGAACTTCTTCATGGAGATCGCGAAGTTGCGGGCGGCCCGCCTGCTGTGGGCCAAGCTGGTGCGGGAGTTCGAGCCGAAGAACGCCAAGTCGCTGTCCCTGCGCACCCATTCGCAGACGTCCGGGTGGTCGCTGACCGCGCAGGACGTGTTCAACAACGTCACCCGGACCTGCGTGGAGGCGATGGCCGCCACCCAGGGCCACACCCAGTCGCTGCACACCAACGCGCTCGACGAGGCGCTCGCCCTGCCGACGGACTTCTCGGCGCGCATCGCCCGGAACACCCAGCTACTGCTTCAGCAGGAGTCGGGCACCGGCCGGGTCATCGACCCGTGGGGCGGCAGTGCGTACGTGGAGAAGCTGACGTACGACCTGGCGCGGCGGGCGTGGCAGCACATCGAGGAGGTCGAGGCAGCGGGCGGTATGGCGCGGGCCATCGACGCGGGCATCCCCAAGCTCCGGGTCGAGGAGGCCGCGGCCCGTACGCAGGCGCGGATCGACTCCGGACGCCAGCCGGTGATCGGGGTCAACAAGTACCGGGTGGAGACCGACGAGCAGATCGATGTGCTCAAGGTCGACAACTCCTCGGTGCGCACCCAGCAGATCGAGAAGCTGCGCCGGCTGCGCGAGGAGCGCGACGAGTCGGCCTGCCAGGAGGCTCTGCGCGCGCTGACCGTGGCGGCCGGGCGGAACCCCGGACCCGGCCTCGAAGGCAATCTGCTGGCACTCGCCGTCGACGCGGCACGTGCGATGGCGACCGTGGGCGAGATCTCGGACGCCTTGGAGAAGGTGTACGGGAGGCACGCCGGCCAGATCCGTACGATCTCCGGTGTGTACCGCAACGAAGCAGGTGAATCCCCCTCCGTGGACCGTACCCGGGCACTGGTGGAGCAGTTCGAGGAGGCCGAGGGGCGTCGGCCGCGCATCCTGGTCGCCAAGATGGGGCAGGACGGTCACGACCGCGGCCAGAAGGTGATCTCGACGGCCTTCGCCGACCTGGGCTTCGACGTCGACGTCGGCCCGCTGTTCCAGACGCCCGCCGAGGTGGCGCGGCAGGCGGTGGAGGCGGATGTGCACATCGTGGGCGTCTCCTCACTGGCCGCCGGGCACCTCACACTCGTCCCGGCGCTCCGCGAGGAGCTCGCCGCCGAGGACCGCGACGACATCATGATCGTGGTGGGCGGGGTGATTCCGCCGCAGGACGTCCAGGCGCTGCACGAGGCGGGGGCGGCGGCCGTGTTCCCGCCCGGCACCGTGATCCCGGATGCCGCGTACGACCTGGTGACGCGGCTCGGTGCCGCGCTCGGCCACGAGTTGTGA
- the meaB gene encoding methylmalonyl Co-A mutase-associated GTPase MeaB: protein MAPQIDIDSYAKGVLDGKRAYIARAITLVESTRPDHRSLAQQLLRELLPHSGRARRIGISGVPGVGKSTFIDALGTMLTGLGHRVAVLAVDPSSSRTGGSILGDKTRMERLAVDPAAFVRPSPTAGTLGGVAKATRESIVVMEAAGYDVVLVETVGVGQSETAVANMVDTFLLLTLARTGDQLQGIKKGVLELADAIAVNKADGPHERDARAAARELAGALRLMHPVDAAWTPPVLTCSARESTGLDTLWERLEQHRALLESTGRLAAKRRAQQVDWTWTMVRDELLESLRAHPEVRALTPGLEQRVRDGELTATLAAEQILGAFRGTASAAEAGDAAG from the coding sequence ATGGCTCCGCAGATCGACATCGACAGCTACGCGAAGGGTGTGCTCGACGGGAAGCGGGCGTACATCGCGCGCGCCATCACGCTCGTCGAGTCCACCCGCCCCGATCACCGGTCGCTGGCCCAGCAGTTGCTGCGCGAGCTGCTGCCGCACTCCGGCCGGGCCCGGCGCATCGGCATCAGCGGCGTGCCCGGGGTCGGGAAGTCCACGTTCATCGACGCCCTCGGCACAATGCTCACCGGGCTCGGCCACCGGGTCGCGGTGCTGGCCGTCGATCCCTCCTCCAGCCGTACCGGCGGCTCCATCCTGGGCGACAAGACCAGGATGGAGCGCCTCGCGGTGGACCCCGCCGCGTTCGTACGTCCCTCCCCCACTGCGGGGACCCTCGGCGGGGTCGCCAAGGCGACCCGGGAGTCCATCGTGGTGATGGAGGCCGCGGGGTACGACGTGGTGCTGGTGGAGACGGTCGGCGTCGGCCAGTCGGAGACGGCGGTCGCCAACATGGTCGACACGTTCCTGCTGCTGACACTGGCCCGTACCGGCGATCAGCTCCAGGGCATCAAGAAGGGCGTCCTGGAACTGGCGGACGCCATCGCCGTCAACAAGGCGGACGGTCCGCACGAACGCGACGCGCGAGCGGCCGCCCGCGAACTGGCGGGCGCGCTACGGCTGATGCACCCGGTGGACGCGGCGTGGACACCTCCGGTCCTCACCTGCAGCGCCCGGGAGTCGACCGGCCTCGACACGCTGTGGGAGCGGCTGGAGCAGCACCGTGCGCTGCTCGAATCGACCGGGCGGCTCGCGGCGAAGCGGCGTGCCCAGCAGGTCGACTGGACCTGGACGATGGTGCGGGACGAGCTGCTGGAGAGTCTGCGGGCCCATCCGGAGGTACGTGCCCTCACCCCGGGGCTGGAACAGCGGGTACGGGACGGAGAGTTGACGGCCACGCTGGCGGCCGAGCAGATCCTGGGCGCGTTCCGGGGCACGGCCTCGGCGGCGGAGGCCGGTGACGCCGCGGGCTGA
- the rho gene encoding transcription termination factor Rho, whose translation MTSTLEHPVAQRELTTEAVGVLDITHQGHGALRVRGGLPSPGDVQVSTALIRRHGLRKGDAVEGSCDRPRILSGVVRVNGRSPQALRGRPHFGDLTPLHPRGRLRLETPSTSPATRLVDLVTPIGKGQRGLVVAPPRTGKTVLLQQIAAAVAANHPECHLMVVLLDERPEEVTDMRRSVRGEVLASTFDRPAKEHIALAELAVERAKRLVEQGQDVVILLDSLTRLCRAHNNASAAGGRTLSGGVDATALLGPKRLFGAARLTEEGGSLTILATALVETGSRADDYFFEELKSTGNMELRLDRALADRRTYPAVNIQASGTRREELIVPASELRVVRGLRRALHSRDPQTALSTFLDRIRSTPDNAAFLRTVHRTVPDA comes from the coding sequence ATGACCAGCACCCTCGAACACCCCGTAGCCCAGCGGGAATTGACCACCGAAGCCGTCGGCGTCCTCGACATCACGCACCAGGGGCACGGCGCGTTGCGGGTCCGTGGCGGCCTCCCCTCCCCCGGCGACGTACAGGTATCCACCGCCCTGATCCGCCGGCACGGCCTGCGCAAGGGCGATGCCGTCGAAGGCTCCTGCGACCGGCCCCGCATCCTGTCCGGGGTCGTACGGGTCAACGGCCGCTCCCCGCAGGCACTGCGCGGCCGGCCCCACTTCGGTGATCTCACCCCGCTCCACCCTCGGGGCCGGCTGCGCCTGGAAACACCGTCCACCAGCCCGGCGACGCGCCTCGTCGACCTGGTCACCCCGATCGGCAAGGGACAGCGCGGACTCGTCGTCGCGCCGCCCAGGACCGGTAAGACCGTGCTGCTGCAACAGATCGCGGCAGCCGTCGCCGCCAACCATCCCGAGTGCCACCTGATGGTGGTGCTGCTCGACGAACGCCCCGAGGAGGTCACGGACATGCGCCGCTCCGTGCGGGGCGAAGTGCTCGCCTCGACGTTCGACCGGCCCGCGAAGGAGCACATCGCGCTCGCCGAACTCGCGGTCGAGCGCGCCAAGCGTCTGGTCGAGCAGGGCCAGGACGTCGTCATCCTGCTGGACTCCCTCACCCGGCTGTGCCGCGCCCACAACAACGCGTCGGCCGCGGGCGGACGCACCCTCAGCGGTGGCGTCGACGCCACCGCCCTGCTCGGCCCCAAGCGTCTCTTCGGTGCCGCCCGGCTCACGGAGGAGGGCGGCTCCCTCACCATCCTGGCCACCGCCCTGGTGGAGACCGGCTCCCGCGCCGACGACTACTTCTTCGAGGAGCTGAAGAGCACCGGCAACATGGAGCTCCGGCTCGACCGCGCGCTGGCGGACCGGCGCACCTATCCGGCCGTGAACATCCAGGCATCCGGCACCCGGCGCGAGGAACTCATCGTCCCGGCAAGCGAGTTGAGAGTGGTACGCGGACTGCGGCGCGCGCTGCACTCCAGGGATCCGCAGACCGCGCTCTCCACGTTCCTGGACCGCATCCGGAGCACTCCGGACAACGCGGCCTTCCTCCGTACGGTTCACCGCACCGTCCCGGACGCCTGA